The Gopherus flavomarginatus isolate rGopFla2 chromosome 18, rGopFla2.mat.asm, whole genome shotgun sequence genome segment CTGCCGACGTCACGGGCCGAGCCGCCGCGCGGGGCAGGCCGGGATAGGGGCGGACCGGACACAGCCCGTGGCTCCTAACCCCGCCGGGCGCCATATTggatcccggccccgcccccgctgcgcatcacagccccgccccctcgctTCCCGGCTCCGCCCCCTCAGATCTCGGCCCTACCCCCTCGGATCCCGGCCCAACTCCCTCAgatcccggccccgccccccgcctcggttcccagccccgccccctcagatCTAGGCCCCGCCCCCTAGGATCCCAGCCCAACTCCCTCggatcccggccccgccccccgcctggtatcacagccccgccccctcggagcccggccccgccccccgcctggtatcacagccccgccccctcggagcccggccccgccccccgcatggtatcacagccccgccccctcggagCCCGGGCCCCCCATGTCCGCCCCCAGACTGGAGCAGCTTGTCTGGCCGCTCTGGCCCGGCCCCCTCCAGGCTGAGCCGTCTCGCCGCAGGGTGCCATCCCCAGTGTGGGGCAATGTACagcaagtggggaaactgagtcacactgGGGCGGAAACGCCCATGTTCTGCCCCACCCGGGAGTGGGGCACTCGGTGCCCTTTTGGGGCACggggagaaggagggaagggagtttgggggcaggcgTGTTGGGGGGTGTCACTCTTACCAGCACTGACCTGACATACTCTTGCCTCCTCCCATCTCTGCAGGGACCCCCCCTGCCCTCCCGATGCCCGGGCCGCGGCATGGGTCAGCTGCAGCGATGCCTGGCGCGTGGGGAGTATGGGCAGCTGCAGGAGTGCCCGCTCTTCGAGAGTGACTTCCTCCAGGTGAGGGGGGCATGGCCCTGCCCGCgtcccctgagccctgcccccccaacacTGCCCCCGGCCCCTTGGTCCTGCCCCCCCAggcatccctcccccctgcccagaccccatcccctgagccctgcccccccagcactgcccccggCCCCTTGGTCCTGCCCCTCCAggcatccctcccccctgcccagaccccatcccctgagccctgcccccccagcactgcccccatccccccagtcctgcccccagccaggcGTCCATCCCCCAGACCTCATCCTACATGCCCTgaccccccgcccccctcagctCTCCCTGACTCCCCACAGGTGACCAAGAGTGGGGACATGGCCAACCGGGTGACTCTGGGCATCGCCGCCACCAGCCCCCGCCTGGAGCTGCCCGACCTCCTGCTGTTGGCGCGGCCTGTCCTGGCGCCCGCGGCGGGGCCTTGCTGCTGCCGCtgtgcccaggggctgccccCGCTGGGGGAGGAGGTCGAGCTCTTTGGGTGAGTCCCTCCTTCTggtgctcccccctgcacccctgtggCCCATCCCCCTCCTGGTAATccctggcccccacccctgcacccccatccccttgCACTCATGACTAGGgtgttccctgccccccccccacaaccccatccCCCTCCTGCTGTTCCCTGTCCCCACATCCCCCTACCCTACAGCCccatctgccctgcacccccattgtGATGCACCCTTCCCGGTGCTTCCTGGGCTCCCAtatctcccactccccacagccctacccctgCACCCTGTGCCCCCATAATTGATTCCCacattctccccctcccaccgATCCTCACCCCTGCCCTTTACACCCCCATCCTCAACCTGCTGTGAGAAAGTGGGGTTTTAGTTTGTTATGTTGCATGTGAGTCTTATTGTCCTACACTaacactgtgtgtgcctcagtttccctgggcgCTGCACCAATGCTAGGTGATGGGAACTGGGGGTGTTACTTTCGCTGAGGCCCTCGGGGCAGGTGAGGCTGCCCAGCTGGGTGCAGCTGTGTGACCTGAGAGCCAGGAGAGGGGGGCGGCCCGGGAAgcgagacaaaggccagaggaggggccgGAGAGTTTCAGTTTAGAGGTGGCCGGGGAGCGCCCTAGTCATGACCCGTAGCCAGCGCCAGCGACGGGCTCTGTGCCCTGACACCAGGGCCgcctggggaggggcaggtggggcaatttgccccaggccccacagggaccccacaagccctggcccggcagcggtccgggtctttggcggcggggggcccttcagtgctgccaaagacgcggagcgactgaagggcccccccacctccgaaatgccaccgaagacccgaacAGCCACCGgatgagtacaagcgccgcagctcccccgctttgccccaggccccccgaaacccctgggcagccctgccagggCCCCCAGTCCCTACGCCGGCAGGAAAGGAGCCACTGGGGACAGGTCTTGGCGGGGCTGCAGCCTCGGACCCAGCcggcgagagggagcaggtccccagCCGCCGAATGCCAGGCCGAGCCACGGAAGGATCCCCCCTTGGAGAAGcagagggaacttgctggccacggCGCGGTGAGGGAAGGCAGCCAGGAGGGATTCCTGTGCCAGGAATGAGGGAAAGCGGAGTCGTGGGGGATCACGACGCAGCTGGTTGTCTCCCAGAGCTACCGCCACGAGCTACTGTCCACGGCCCACAACGTCCCTCTCTcgggaccagggccagctccaggcaccagcgcagcacgCTGGCGCTTGGGGGCGGCCCATGGAAGGGGGCCCCCTGgatcttcggcggcgggtccctcagtccctctcagagggaaggaccgcGGCGGCGGTAGagccgccgccgaagtgccgccgattgcggctttttatttttctcttcgcCGCTTGGGACGGCTAAACACCTGGAGCCGGCCCGGCTCAGGGCACCAGGGGATCCGGCCCGGCTCGGGGCACCAGGGGATCCGGCACCCCAGGCAGTGGCTGCTGCAGAACTTTTCCTGGTCCAGGGTCCCTGATGCAGGTCCTGCGACCTCTGCCAGCAGGTGAGGAAGGCCCAGGACAAGGGAAAGTGGCTTTGAGACCTTTGCCTACCCCAGAGGAGACTTTCCAGAAGGGGGCCGTGGGACCCCTCACCAAGGCAACTCGGACAGGGAAAAAATGCATCCTGGTGGGGGTAGATTTCGCTACCGGATACCCCAAGGCCGTGGCCTTGTCCTCTCTTGAGGCCGACACCAGGCAGATGTGCTGCTGCCCGTTGTCAGCAGAGGGGGGTTCCCCAAGCTGGTCCTTACAGACCAGGGCTCCAATTTCACGTCAACCCTggtccggtgcttgtgggagaaacaTGGGCTGCAAAATCACACCCCCAATTCCCACCACCTAAGTATTGGTGCAgcacccagggaaactgaggcacacaccgtCTTAGTTTaggacagtaagactcacatgcaaCATAAGATGAATAAAACCCCACATCGTCCCACCTGCCGACTCCCCCAGGCCATCACCTCCCCCCACAGATCCACCCCAAGATCCCCCCCCTCGGATCAGCAACCTCCTTGTTCCCACCTTCCCCCGCTGGCCTGGAACTGCCCCCCCAATGCCCCCACCTCTCCCCGAATTCCcccacccaggctgctgcccctgCGCTTCGTGCGGCTCTCCATCCACGACGAACTGCGGCACCGGCTCAAGGTGCGTCTGGCCTCGGGCCGGACCTTCTACCTGCAGCTCCTGGCGCCGCCCGCCCAGCTGGAGCGAGTCTTCGGGCAGTGGGTGCGACTGCTATACCGCCTGCGCTACCAGTGGCCCGGCGCCCGGACCAGGGTGAGTGTGGGGGGCATGGGGCCCAGGCCTGCCTCAGCATCTCCTTCCCTCCTTGACCACCAGTTCACTCgcccttcccagagccggggagagaacccaggggtcctggctggcccccagccccacctctaaccactagaccccactcccctcccagagccagggagaaaacccaggagtcctggcttccaactCCCCcacaaccactagaccccactctcctcttAGGAccaggggatagaacccaggcgtccgggttgCCAGTggtgtcagtctctctctctctctctcggcagTGATATTCAAACCCCCcggggaggaaaagggggcacagggcaggcgCCCCACCCAGAAACCACACacagaggagtgggggtgggcggAGCCTCGTACCCCTCCCCCGAGTGTGAACCCTAAGACGCAGCAGCCCCCCAATAAAAGGTGAGGATccagccggagagaagctgcCTCAGTACTGTGTGACCTGCCCCCCCTTCCCTCGAGCTGCAGCATACACAGGGCTCTGTGCCCCCCcatggacagacagacggacggaCGCTGCAGGGATCTGTTTATTGACACACTCGCTGCCTTGTGcattccagggggtggggggtgtcggGGCACAGCTGAGCCCCCCAACATCAGTgtggatgggggtgcagggaagCGCTGGATGGCGATGCCCAGGGGCCCCCCcatgcccagtgccccctgccgaGTCACTGCTGTTTGGGGGGGGCCGTGGCCGGCTCATTCGAGTGGGTCCTCATCTGCTGGAGACCTGGaggggggagagcagtgagcgggggggagggggcgctcaGACTGCCCCTCCCcgaactcccctccccaccagtcaTGGCtcagaacccctccccccacagtcaCAGCTGCCCCCCAGCCGCACTCCACAGCCCCTCTTCTGCCCCCCAGCCACACTCCaagcccccttctgccccccagccacactccacagcccctcttctgccccccagccacactccaagcccccttctgccccccagccacactccaagcccccttctgccccccgaCAGCCGGGGCTCCCTCCCCCAGGACCTCAGACCCCCTCTACTCACCAAGCCCGAGCTGTACAGTTactggggcactgtgggggggaAAGAGATGGGGTGATAGAAGGAATATGGGGAGCACTTCAAAAAACGCCCCCCAGGACAGGCAGGGGTCCTGGATGGAGCAGGACCCAGGCTCTAGGCCCTCCTCCCCATGCATCCCTGctccaatccctgggtcccccaGGACAGTCATGTGCCCTGGCTCTGTGACCCCCCAACTGTGGGTCCTGGGGGCTCCCGCCATGTCCCCACACAGGAGCCCCCAATGCTGGCTTGTCATGTCGTTTCCCCCCCCACAGGCACAACCTGCCGCCTACCCCGCGGCACCTCTGATCTCCAACCTGCGCAGACCCCGGACCCCGCTGCCCCCCACCCAGTGGCACCTCTGATCTCCAGCCTGCGCCAGGCCTgggcccccctgccccctgccccccggcacctctGATCCCCAGCCTGCGCCAGGCCtgggcccccctgccccccggcacctctGATCTCCAGCCTGCGCCAGGCCCgggcccccctgccccctgccccccggcacctctGACATCCAGCCTGCACCAGGCCCgggcccccctgccccctgccccccggcacctctgatccccagcctgcaccaggcctgggcccccctgccccctgccccccggcacctctGATCTCCAGCCTGCGCCAGGCCCgggccccccctgccccccgcccagtGGCACCTCTgatccccagcctgcaccaggcctgggcccccctgccccctgccccccggcacctctgatctccagcctgcaccaggcctgggcccccctgccccctgccccccggcacctctGACATCCAGCCTGCGCCAGGCCCgggcccccctgccccctgccccccggcacctctgatccccagcctgcaccaggcctgggcccccctgccccctgccccccggcacctctGATCTCCAGCCTGCGCCAGGCCcgggcccccctgccccccgcccagtGGCACCTCTgatccccagcctgcaccaggcctgggcccccctgccccctgccccccggcacctctgatctccagcctgcaccaggcctgggcccccctgcccccgccccccggcacCTCTgatccccagcctgcaccaggcctgggcccccctgccccctgccccccggcacctctGATCTCCAGCCTGCGCCAGGCCcgggcccccctgccccccgcccagtGGCACCTCTgatccccagcctgcaccaggcctgggcccccctgccccctgccccccggcacctctGATCTCCAGCCTGCGCCAGGCCTggggccccctgccccccggcacctctGATCCCCAGCCTGCGCCAGGCCCgggcccccctgccccctgccccccggcacctctGACGTCCAGCTTGCACTCGGTCAGCGCCTCGCCCAGCTCGTTGACGGCCAGGCAGCTGTAGGTGCCAGCGTCGAAGGGGCTGGGTTTTCGGATGTGCAGGGTCAGCACCCCCTGGCTGTTCTTCATCAGGAACTTGGGGTCCTCCCGGATCTCCACGTGGTTCTTCATCCAGATCAccttgggctgggggggggtcatGTGAGCGGGCGGCCAGGCCGGCCACCGGCCAGGCCACCTTCCTGTTCGTCCCCCTCCACggccctctgctccccacacctccagcaccccctcctgtcccctgcaccccccacctccagcaccccctcctgtccccaactgccccctgcactctcacctccagcaccccctcctgtcccttgcaccccccacctccagcaccccctcctgtccccaactgccccctgcacccccacctccagctccccctcctgtccccaactgccccctgcacccccacctccagcaccccctcctgtcccctgcaccccccacctccagcaccccctcctgtcccctgcaccccccacctccagcacccTCTGtcgcctgcacccccacctccagctccccctcctgtccccaactgccccctgcacccccacctccagcaccccctcctgtcccctgcaccccccacctccagcaccccctcctgtcccctgcaccccccacctccagcaccccctgtcccctgcacccccacctccagctccccctcttgtccccaactgccccctgcacccccacctccagcaccccctcctgtcccctgcaccccccacctccagcaccccctgtcccgtgcacccccacctccagctccccctcctgtccccaactgccccctgcacccccacctccagcaccccctcctgtcccctgcacccccacctccagcaccccctgtcccctgcacccccacctccagcaccccctcctgtccccaactgccccctgcacccccacctccagcaccccctcctcttccccaactgccccctgcacccccacctccagcaccccctcctgtcccttgcaccccccacctccagcaccccctcctgtccccaactgccccctgcacccccacctccagcaccccctcctgtcccctgcaccccccacctccagcaccccctgtcccctgcacccccacctccagctccccctcctgtcccctgcaccccccacctccagcaccccctgtcccctgcacccccacctccagcaccccctcctgtcccctgcaccccccacctccagcaccccctcctgtccccaactgtcccctgcacccccacttccagcaccccctcctgtcccctgcacccccacctccagctccccctcctgtccccaactgctgctgcacccccacctccagcaccccctcctgtcccccaactgccccctgcacccccacctccagcaccccctcctcttccccaactgccccctgcacccccacctccagcaccccctcctgtcccccaactgccccctgcacccccacctccagcaccccctcgtcccctgcacccccacctccagcaccccctcctgtccccctcaccccccgcacTCCACTCCTataccctgcaccccccacctccagcacctCTTCCTGTGGCCCCCAGGGGGAGTACAGGGGAGAGGGGACCTGGATGTACCGTGGGGGTCCCTTACCTTGGGGTGCCCCCGCACTGCACAATTCAGGGCCGTGCTGTACCCAGCCACCACAGTTCGATCTATCAGGGGCGTCAGGACTCTGGGCGCCATCCGGAAGTCGTGCTCCTGGTAGTCCAGCGGCTTAAAGATGATCCCTAGGGGAGGCCATGGGGTGAGGCACAGGGgtagcagcccctcccccacccagccccctgacccTACGTTCCCCCCACTATCTCCACTCCAAGCCCCCCCCcaatctaaccactagaccccactccccgaCTCAAGaactcaggaatcctggctcccaggcccgcTCCTCTGTGAGCGTGGGGGGACCCTGGCGTCCGGGCGCACCTGTTTTCTGGATGAGGGCGGTGTTCTTGGAGACGCCGGGTGTCTCGCTCAGCCCGCAGATATTCTGGCTGTACACACGGAAGGAGTATTCGTTACCCATCACCAAGTCAGAGATGGTGCAGCGCGTCAGCCGGTTGTGCTCGTACACCGTGAACCACTCCTGGGGGGGACGAGAGCGTGGGGGGGTCAGCGGAGAGACAGAGAGCCCAGGAGGGCGTCACCAGCCGGACAGGGGTCGGGGGGTCACGGGAGAGACGGGGAGCCCAGGAGGGCGTCACCAGccggacaggggttggggggtcaGGGGAGAGACGGGGAGCCCAGGAAGGCGTCACCAGccggacaggggttggggggtcaGGGGAGAGACGGGGAGCCCAGGAAGGCGTCACCAGCCGGACAGGGGTTGGGGAGTCAGGGGAGAGACGGGGAGCCCAGGAGGGCGTCACCAGccggacaggggttggggggtcaCGGGAGAGACGGGGAGCCCAGGAGGGCGTCACCAGccggacaggggttggggggtcaGGGGAGAGACGGGGAGCCCAGGAGGGCGTCACCagcgggacaggggttggggggtcaGGGGAGAGACGGGGAGCCCAGGAGGGCGTCACCAGccggacaggggttggggggtcaCGGGAGAGACGGGGAGCCCAGGAGGGCGTCACCAGccggacaggggttggggggtcaGGGGAGAGACGGGGAGCCCAGGAGGGCGTCACCagcgggacaggggttggggggtcaGGGGAGAGATGGGGAGCCCAGGAGAGTGTCACCAACTGgacggggggggggtcaggggagagACAGGAGCCCAGGAGGGTGTCACCAACTGGACGGGGGGGGGTCAGAGACAGGAAGCCCTGGAGGGTGTCACTAGCCAGAcaggtgggggggggtcaggggagagACGGGGAGCCCAGGAGGGCGTCACCAGccggacaggggttggggggtcaCGGGAGAGACGGGGAGCCCAGGAGGGCGTCACCAGccggacaggggttggggggtcaGGGAGAGACGGGGAGCCCAGGAGAGTGTCACCGACtggacggggggcgggggggtcggGGACAGGAAGCCCTGGAGGGTGTCACTAGCCAGACAGGAGTGGGGGGGTCAGAGGAGAGACGGGGAGCCCAGGAGGGTGTCACCAGCCGGACAGGAGTGGGGGGGTCAGAGGAGAGACGGGGAGCCCAGGAGGGTGTCACCAGCCGGACAGGAGTGGGGGGGTCAGAGGAGAGACGGGGAGCCCAGGAGCGTGTCACCAGCTGGACAGGAGTGGGGGGGTCAGAAGAGAGATGGGGAGTCTGGGAGGGTGTCACTAGCCGGACGGGGGGGCGGGAGTCAGTGGGAGGGGATAGGGAGCCTGTGGGGGGGGCCATGGGAAACTGGGGGACAGCGGGGGGGGGCCGCTCACCATGGTTTTTTTGTCTGCCTTCTGGATGGTGTAGCCCGTGATCTCCGAGTTCCCGTCATCCTTGGGGGGCTGCCACTCCAGCAGCACGTTGAACCCCCAAACCTCCTTCACCTGCACCGACACCGGGGGGCCCGGCTTctctgggtgggggcagtgtgaggggagggggtcagcaatGGGGGGAGTCCATCCCAGGGGAAGAAatgggtcccaggggggcagttcCAGCCTGCGGTgcctccttccctctgccccccccccagtctcTGTGCAGCTGGTCCCCCCCCACTCTGCACGAACCCCTCCttcacactggggggggggaaattccccagcagaggcacagccagacaGTCCCCCCCCATTAAATTCCACAGACGGGGGGCCCAGCTGGCCATTCCCATCAGGGCAGCTTAAATATAGAGCAGGGAATCTGAGCCCCCCCCAAGACCCCAAGAGGGACACCGGGGGGGCATCAAGGTTGGGGGGTGTCAGGGAAAGGGGGTGAGGAGGGCTCGGGGGGTTGCAGTGCCCCCCGTCCCCGGCTGGTGTGAGCAGCAGGTGCTTTCCCACGCTGGGGGGGGCACATCAAAGCAGGGGAGACTGGGTTCATTAACAGCAGCTGCCAgtgccgggggcggggggacacagagccccccgctcctaaagcccagccccagccccccagtgccccGCCAGTCTTAGCCCTCCCCCCATCAACCCCTAGCCCAGGCACCCtcaggccagccccagccccagagcgcccCACCGGTcccagccccccagtgcccctcactgcccccccccgcctcaCCCACGACGCGGATCTGGATGGTGGCCTGGTCCTCCATGTTCTCGATCTGCACCGAGAGCTGGTACTGGCCCGAGTGGTGCCGCGCGGCCGAGCGGATGAAGAGGATGGTGTCCAGGTCCGAGGTGCGGATGCTGACCTCCTTGGGGTCCAGCGGGTGCCCGTCCTTCATCCACGTCACCTTGGGGCGCGGCTTTCCCTGGGGGGGGTTACCGGCCCCCGGTGAGCGGGTCTGTGCCTGCCTGGCCCCGATCCCGGTGAGCGGGTCCCCGCCCTGGCTCCGTGCGCCTGGCCCCGGTGAGCGGGTCTGTGCCTGCCTGGCCCCGATCCCGGTGAGCGGGTCCCCGCCCTAGCTCCGTGCGCCTGGCCCCGGTGAGCGGGTCTGTGCCTGCCTGGCCCCGATCCCGGTGAGCAggtccctgccctggctccgtgcgCCTGGCCCCGGTGAGCgggtccccaccccaactctgcgcCCCAGGCCCCGGTGAGCGggtccctgccctggctctgcctgcCCGGCCCCGGTGAGCGGGTCCCCACCCCAATTCTGCGCCCCAGGCCCCGGTGAGCGggtccctgccctggctccgcctGCCCGGCCCCGGTGAGCGGATCCCTGCCCCGGCTCCGCACGCCTGGCCCCGGTGAGCGGGCCCCAGCCCCGGCTCTGCCCGCCTGGCCCCGGTGagggggtcccagccccagctctgcctgcctggCCCCGGTGACTGGTTCCCTGCCCCGGGTCCGCACGCCCGGCCCCGGTGAGCGGGTCCCTGCCC includes the following:
- the GARIN5A gene encoding Golgi-associated RAB2 interactor protein 5A, with the translated sequence MGQLQRCLARGEYGQLQECPLFESDFLQVCPDPPPPSALPDSPQVTKSGDMANRVTLGIAATSPRLELPDLLLLARPVLAPAAGPCCCRCAQGLPPLGEEVELFGLLPLRFVRLSIHDELRHRLKVRLASGRTFYLQLLAPPAQLERVFGQWVRLLYRLRYQWPGARTR